In one window of Caballeronia sp. TF1N1 DNA:
- a CDS encoding adenine phosphoribosyltransferase, whose protein sequence is MSFTPTNVTPDAARFIKERVRTVENWPQAGVQFRDITPVLQDRRALRTLIDLFVQRYIDAKLDSIAGLDARGFIIGPILAYELSLGFVPIRKKGKLPYKTLSQSYELEYGSATVEIHEDACKPGDRIVLVDDLVATGGTMMAGKILLDRLGAEVVEAAAIIDLPDLGGSKLLRESGVPLYTVCEFAGH, encoded by the coding sequence ATGTCCTTTACCCCTACGAACGTCACGCCGGACGCCGCGCGTTTCATCAAGGAGCGCGTGCGCACCGTCGAAAACTGGCCGCAGGCCGGCGTGCAGTTTCGCGACATCACGCCCGTCTTGCAGGACCGGCGCGCGCTACGCACGTTGATCGACCTGTTCGTGCAGCGTTATATCGATGCAAAACTCGATTCGATCGCCGGTCTCGATGCGCGCGGTTTCATCATCGGGCCGATTCTCGCGTACGAACTGAGCCTTGGTTTCGTGCCGATCCGCAAGAAAGGCAAGCTCCCGTACAAGACGCTCTCACAGTCCTACGAGCTCGAATATGGCAGCGCGACCGTCGAGATTCACGAAGACGCGTGCAAACCGGGCGATCGCATCGTGCTCGTCGACGATCTGGTCGCGACCGGCGGCACCATGATGGCAGGCAAGATTCTGCTGGACCGGCTCGGTGCGGAAGTGGTGGAAGCGGCGGCGATCATCGACTTGCCAGATCTGGGCGGCTCGAAACTGCTGCGTGAAAGCGGCGTGCCGCTTTACACCGTTTGTGAATTCGCGGGGCATTGA
- a CDS encoding LysE family translocator, translating to MPNFLLFLAASVAITVAPGPDNLQVLARGISQGRLAGVVAALGFACGVIFHTTLAALGIAALLRSSPMAFEAVKLAGAAYLVWIGIKALRSRGIATAHERASQPLSTVFRQSVIGNMLNPKVTLFFIVFLPQFVDPHGAQSVMLQMFELGGAFMLQTVVVFSLFGIGAGMIGSWLKRRPRVGLWLDRVAGVTFIALGIRVALKD from the coding sequence ATGCCGAATTTCCTCCTCTTTCTTGCCGCATCGGTGGCGATTACCGTCGCGCCGGGGCCGGACAATCTGCAAGTGCTTGCGCGCGGCATCTCGCAAGGACGGCTTGCGGGCGTCGTGGCGGCGCTCGGCTTTGCGTGCGGCGTGATCTTTCACACGACACTCGCGGCGCTCGGCATTGCGGCGCTCTTGCGCTCGTCGCCGATGGCGTTCGAGGCCGTGAAGCTCGCGGGCGCGGCTTATCTCGTGTGGATCGGCATTAAGGCTTTGCGCAGCCGTGGCATCGCGACCGCGCATGAACGCGCGAGCCAACCGCTTTCGACCGTGTTCCGGCAGAGCGTGATCGGCAACATGCTCAATCCGAAGGTCACGTTGTTCTTTATCGTGTTTCTGCCGCAATTCGTCGATCCGCACGGCGCGCAAAGCGTGATGCTGCAGATGTTCGAACTCGGCGGCGCGTTCATGCTGCAAACGGTCGTGGTGTTCTCGCTCTTCGGCATCGGCGCGGGCATGATCGGTTCGTGGCTCAAGCGCCGTCCGCGCGTGGGCTTGTGGCTGGATCGTGTGGCTGGCGTGACGTTCATCGCGCTCGGGATTCGCGTCGCGTTGAAGGATTGA
- a CDS encoding NUDIX hydrolase family protein, with protein sequence MSLPSIAAARHFDATLHVPFLIGEERVGWIRAFDVASLTRWPNIFVVDETAVRLHPSLDDVDARTAALHDVIDTLAQQGKIPGWRNETYAIRNDFQAAPLAYIERAASRFFGTMTYAVHLNGIVKYRDGAPRLWIARRSDTKSVDPGRLDNVVAGGIGWGMDIEPTLVKECWEEAGMPAELASTATPGGTLHVLQMIPEGTQAEQLFVYDIELPDDFTPQNQDGEVGEHRLARIEDVARWIEEGEFTVDATLATLDCLLRHRWIDEEACEGIAALYTPPSL encoded by the coding sequence ATGTCCCTGCCTTCGATCGCCGCTGCCCGCCATTTCGACGCCACCCTGCATGTGCCTTTTCTGATCGGCGAGGAGCGCGTCGGCTGGATCCGCGCTTTCGATGTCGCATCGCTCACGCGCTGGCCGAACATCTTCGTAGTCGATGAAACCGCGGTGCGGCTGCATCCATCGCTGGACGACGTCGATGCGCGCACGGCCGCGCTTCACGATGTCATCGACACGCTCGCTCAGCAGGGCAAGATTCCCGGCTGGCGCAACGAAACCTACGCGATTCGCAACGACTTCCAAGCAGCGCCGCTCGCGTACATCGAACGCGCGGCCTCGCGCTTCTTCGGCACGATGACTTACGCAGTGCATCTGAACGGCATCGTAAAATATCGCGATGGCGCGCCGCGGTTGTGGATCGCGCGCCGCAGCGATACCAAGTCCGTCGATCCCGGCAGGCTCGACAACGTGGTCGCGGGCGGCATCGGCTGGGGTATGGATATCGAGCCGACGCTCGTGAAGGAATGCTGGGAAGAAGCGGGCATGCCGGCCGAACTCGCGTCGACGGCCACGCCCGGCGGCACGCTCCACGTGCTGCAGATGATTCCCGAAGGCACGCAGGCCGAGCAGCTTTTCGTCTACGACATCGAGCTTCCGGACGACTTCACGCCGCAAAATCAGGACGGCGAAGTCGGCGAACATCGCCTGGCGCGCATCGAGGATGTCGCGCGCTGGATCGAGGAAGGCGAATTCACCGTCGATGCGACGCTCGCCACCCTCGATTGCCTGCTGCGCCACCGCTGGATCGACGAGGAAGCGTGCGAAGGCATCGCCGCGCTCTACACGCCGCCATCGCTCTAA
- the purU gene encoding formyltetrahydrofolate deformylase: protein MSTEHSFILKLSCPDRPGIVHAVSGFLFNLGANILDSAQFGDSHTGEFFMRVHFQEVGGDPGLDALRTSFGELADTFGMRWELHDASVKPRVVIMVSKIGHCLNDLLFRYRTGQLQIDIAAIVSNHKDFYQLAASYDIPFHHLPLLNGTPQAKAAQEARVMEIIDQNDTDLVVLARYMQILSTEMCDKLAGRAINIHHSFLPSFKGAKPYYQAFDRGVKLIGATAHYVTSDLDEGPIIEQEVERVDHNMTPDQLTAIGRDVECVTLARAVKWHVEHRVVLNGSKTVVFR from the coding sequence ATGTCGACCGAACATAGTTTCATCCTGAAGTTGTCGTGCCCGGACCGTCCGGGAATCGTGCATGCCGTTTCCGGGTTTCTGTTCAATCTCGGCGCGAACATTCTGGACTCGGCGCAGTTCGGCGACAGCCACACCGGCGAGTTCTTCATGCGCGTGCATTTTCAGGAAGTCGGCGGCGATCCCGGCCTCGATGCGCTGCGCACGTCGTTCGGCGAACTGGCCGACACGTTCGGCATGCGCTGGGAGTTGCACGATGCATCGGTGAAGCCGCGCGTGGTCATCATGGTGTCGAAGATCGGCCACTGTCTGAACGATCTGCTGTTCCGGTATCGCACGGGCCAGTTGCAGATCGACATTGCGGCTATCGTGTCGAATCACAAGGATTTTTATCAGCTCGCCGCGAGCTACGACATTCCGTTCCATCATCTGCCGCTTCTCAACGGCACGCCGCAGGCGAAGGCCGCGCAGGAAGCGCGCGTGATGGAGATCATCGACCAGAACGATACCGACCTCGTCGTGCTCGCGCGCTACATGCAGATTCTCTCCACCGAAATGTGTGACAAGCTCGCGGGCCGCGCGATCAACATTCATCACTCGTTCCTGCCGAGCTTCAAGGGCGCGAAGCCGTACTATCAGGCGTTCGATCGCGGCGTGAAGCTGATCGGCGCGACCGCCCATTACGTGACGTCCGACCTCGACGAAGGGCCGATCATCGAGCAGGAAGTAGAGCGCGTCGATCACAACATGACGCCGGATCAACTGACCGCCATTGGCCGCGATGTCGAATGCGTGACGCTCGCGCGCGCGGTGAAGTGGCATGTGGAGCATCGCGTCGTGCTGAATGGGAGCAAGACGGTGGTGTTCCGGTAA
- a CDS encoding AI-2E family transporter yields MAKRNEAANEERRIRDLPARPVRLTSDMSMPKLSAVEIGSYLAAFAGMYLVLQLKLLGGLLAGMLVFQLVHMIAPVIERHVMSRGARLVSVVIISTIIIGGLTFATIAIIEHFQQDVPSLQKLLDQLMSITSHARLRVPDWIANYLPVDADQMKDRAADLMHKHAEQLQQGGKEMARGFGHILIGMIIGAIIAVGAPKQAHRLPLSTALVTRVSRFSDAFRRIVFAQIKISAINAVFTALYLLVALPLFHERLPLSKTLVLITFIVGLLPVIGNLISNTIIVGISLSVSFGTAVASLGFLIVIHKLEYFLNARIIGGQIEARAWELLLAMLAMEAAFGLPGVIAAPIFYAYIKRELIYLRLV; encoded by the coding sequence ATGGCGAAGCGCAACGAAGCGGCCAACGAGGAGCGACGCATACGGGATCTTCCCGCGCGCCCCGTCAGGCTGACGAGCGACATGAGCATGCCGAAGTTGTCCGCCGTGGAGATCGGCAGCTATCTGGCGGCGTTCGCGGGTATGTACCTGGTTTTGCAGCTCAAGTTGTTGGGCGGACTGCTCGCCGGCATGCTGGTGTTCCAACTGGTTCACATGATCGCGCCCGTGATCGAGCGGCACGTCATGAGCCGCGGCGCGCGGCTGGTGTCCGTCGTCATCATCTCCACGATCATCATCGGCGGGCTCACGTTCGCGACGATAGCCATCATCGAGCACTTCCAGCAAGACGTGCCGAGCCTGCAAAAATTGCTGGATCAGTTGATGAGCATCACGTCGCACGCAAGGCTGCGCGTGCCGGATTGGATCGCCAATTACCTCCCGGTCGATGCCGATCAGATGAAAGACCGCGCCGCCGACCTCATGCACAAGCACGCCGAGCAATTGCAGCAAGGCGGCAAGGAAATGGCGCGCGGCTTCGGGCATATTCTGATCGGCATGATCATTGGCGCGATCATCGCGGTCGGAGCGCCGAAGCAGGCGCATCGGTTGCCGTTATCCACCGCGCTCGTCACGCGCGTGTCGCGTTTTTCGGATGCCTTCCGCCGCATCGTCTTCGCGCAGATCAAGATTTCGGCGATCAACGCGGTTTTCACCGCGCTGTATTTGCTGGTCGCGTTGCCGCTCTTTCACGAGCGTTTGCCGCTGTCGAAGACGCTCGTGCTGATCACGTTCATCGTCGGTCTGCTGCCGGTAATCGGCAATCTCATTTCCAACACCATCATTGTCGGGATTTCGTTGTCGGTTTCGTTCGGCACGGCGGTGGCGTCGCTCGGCTTTCTCATCGTCATTCACAAGCTCGAGTATTTCCTGAACGCGCGCATCATCGGCGGGCAGATCGAGGCGCGCGCGTGGGAACTGCTGCTCGCCATGCTCGCGATGGAAGCCGCGTTCGGTCTTCCGGGCGTAATCGCCGCGCCGATTTTCTACGCGTATATCAAGCGCGAACTGATTTATTTGCGGCTCGTCTGA
- the uvrA gene encoding excinuclease ABC subunit UvrA — translation MEEIRIRGARTHNLKNVNLDLPRHKLIVITGLSGSGKSSLAFDTLYAEGQRRYVESLSAYARQFLQLMEKPDVDLIEGLSPAISIEQKATSHNPRSTVGTVTEIHDYLRLLFARVGTPYCPDHLIPLEAQSVSQMVDAALALPEETKLMILAPVVVDRKGEHVELFEEMQAQGFIRFRIRSGGGTANEGVAKIYEVDSLPKLKKNDKHTIDVVIDRLKVRPDMKQRLAESFETALRLADGRAIALEMDTENEKLFSSKFACPICSYSLPELEPRLFSFNNPMGACPECDGLGQITFFDPKRVVAHPSLSLAAGAVKGWDRRNQFYFQMLQSLAAFYEYDIDAPFEELPEKVRKTLLYGSGKQVIPFSYINERGRASVREHAFEGILPNLERRYRETDSAAVREELAKYQNNQACPACEGTRLRREARFVKVGSGDDARGIYEVSGWPLRDTLGYFQTLRLDGAKGEIADKVVKEIVARLSFLNNVGLDYLSLERSAETLSGGEAQRIRLASQIGSGLTGVMYVLDEPSIGLHQRDNDRLIATLKHLRDIGNSVIVVEHDEDMIRMADYVVDMGPGAGVHGGVIVAQGTPNQVQKDPNSITGQYLSGKRTIGYSSERTAPDERQLRIVEAYGNNLKRVTLDLPVGLLTCVTGVSGSGKSTLINDTLQHAVAQHLYGSSTEPAPYESIEGLEHFDKVIAVDQSPIGRTPRSNPATYTGLFTPIRELFAGVPAAKERGYDPGRFSFNVKGGRCEACQGDGVIKVEMHFLPDVYVPCDVCHGKRYNRETLDIQYKGKNISEVLNLTVEAAHEFFKPVPVVARKLKTLLEVGLGYIRLGQSATTLSGGEAQRVKLSLELSKRDTGRTLYILDEPTTGLHFHDIALLLEVIHRLRDQGNTVVIIEHNLDVIKTADWVIDLGPEGGAGGGQIIAQGTPEQVAKSKASFTGRYLAPLLQRPKSAA, via the coding sequence GTGGAAGAAATTCGTATTCGTGGGGCTCGCACCCACAATTTGAAGAACGTCAATCTCGACTTGCCGCGTCACAAGCTGATTGTGATTACGGGGTTGTCCGGGTCGGGCAAGTCGTCGCTCGCATTCGATACGCTTTACGCCGAAGGTCAGCGCCGCTATGTCGAGAGCCTCTCGGCGTACGCGCGGCAATTTCTGCAGCTGATGGAAAAGCCGGATGTCGATTTGATCGAAGGCCTCTCACCGGCCATTTCGATCGAACAAAAAGCCACCTCGCATAATCCGCGTTCGACGGTCGGCACCGTCACCGAGATTCACGATTATCTGCGACTGCTGTTTGCGCGCGTCGGCACACCTTATTGCCCCGATCATCTGATTCCGCTCGAAGCGCAAAGCGTCTCGCAGATGGTCGATGCCGCGCTCGCGCTGCCCGAGGAAACCAAGCTGATGATCCTCGCGCCCGTCGTCGTGGATCGCAAGGGCGAGCACGTCGAATTATTCGAAGAGATGCAGGCGCAGGGCTTTATCCGCTTTCGCATTCGTTCGGGCGGCGGCACGGCGAACGAAGGCGTCGCGAAAATCTATGAAGTCGACTCGCTGCCGAAGCTCAAGAAGAACGACAAGCACACCATCGACGTGGTGATCGACCGGCTTAAAGTGCGCCCGGACATGAAGCAGCGCCTGGCGGAATCGTTCGAGACCGCGCTGCGTCTCGCCGATGGCCGCGCGATCGCGCTCGAAATGGATACCGAGAACGAAAAGCTCTTCAGCTCGAAGTTCGCGTGCCCGATCTGTTCGTACTCGCTGCCGGAACTGGAGCCGCGCCTTTTCTCGTTCAACAATCCGATGGGCGCATGCCCGGAATGCGACGGCTTGGGCCAGATCACGTTTTTCGATCCGAAGCGCGTGGTCGCGCATCCTTCGCTCTCGCTCGCGGCGGGCGCGGTGAAGGGCTGGGACCGGCGCAATCAGTTCTATTTTCAGATGCTGCAAAGTCTCGCGGCGTTCTACGAATACGACATCGACGCGCCGTTCGAGGAACTGCCGGAAAAGGTGCGCAAGACGCTTTTGTACGGTTCGGGCAAGCAGGTCATTCCGTTCTCGTACATCAACGAGCGCGGGCGCGCTTCGGTGAGAGAGCACGCGTTCGAAGGCATTCTGCCGAATCTGGAGCGTCGTTATCGCGAAACGGACTCGGCCGCCGTGCGCGAGGAACTGGCGAAGTATCAGAACAATCAGGCGTGCCCGGCCTGCGAGGGCACGCGTCTGCGCCGCGAGGCGCGTTTCGTCAAAGTCGGTTCCGGCGATGACGCTCGCGGCATCTACGAAGTCAGCGGCTGGCCGTTGCGCGATACGCTCGGCTACTTCCAGACGCTGCGGCTCGACGGCGCGAAAGGTGAGATCGCGGACAAGGTGGTCAAGGAAATCGTCGCGCGGCTGTCGTTCCTGAATAACGTCGGGCTCGATTACCTGTCGCTCGAACGCAGCGCCGAAACGCTCTCGGGCGGCGAGGCGCAGCGCATCCGGCTCGCGTCGCAGATCGGCTCGGGCTTGACCGGCGTGATGTACGTGCTCGATGAGCCGTCCATCGGCCTGCATCAGCGCGACAACGACCGGCTCATCGCCACGCTCAAGCATCTGCGCGATATCGGCAACTCGGTGATCGTGGTCGAGCATGACGAAGACATGATCCGCATGGCCGATTACGTCGTCGACATGGGGCCGGGCGCGGGCGTGCATGGCGGCGTGATCGTCGCGCAAGGCACGCCGAATCAGGTGCAGAAAGACCCGAATTCGATCACGGGACAGTATTTGTCGGGCAAGCGGACTATCGGTTATTCGTCCGAGCGGACCGCGCCGGACGAGCGGCAGCTTCGTATTGTCGAGGCGTATGGCAATAATCTGAAGCGCGTGACGCTCGATTTGCCCGTCGGGCTTCTGACTTGCGTGACCGGCGTCTCGGGTTCGGGCAAGTCCACGCTCATCAACGACACGTTGCAACACGCGGTCGCCCAACATTTGTACGGATCATCGACCGAGCCCGCGCCGTATGAATCCATCGAAGGTCTCGAACACTTCGACAAAGTGATCGCCGTCGATCAATCACCGATCGGCCGCACGCCGCGCTCGAACCCGGCCACTTATACCGGACTGTTCACGCCCATCCGCGAACTCTTCGCCGGCGTGCCGGCCGCGAAAGAGCGCGGTTACGATCCCGGCCGTTTTTCGTTCAACGTGAAGGGCGGACGCTGCGAGGCGTGTCAGGGCGATGGCGTCATCAAGGTCGAAATGCACTTCCTGCCGGATGTCTATGTGCCCTGCGACGTATGCCACGGCAAGCGCTACAACCGCGAAACGCTCGACATTCAGTACAAGGGCAAGAACATCAGCGAAGTGCTCAACCTCACGGTGGAAGCCGCGCACGAGTTCTTCAAGCCGGTGCCGGTCGTCGCGCGCAAGCTGAAGACGCTGCTGGAAGTGGGCCTCGGTTATATCCGGCTCGGCCAGTCGGCGACCACGCTTTCAGGTGGCGAGGCACAGCGCGTCAAGCTTTCGCTGGAACTGAGCAAGCGCGACACCGGTCGGACTCTTTATATCCTCGATGAACCGACGACCGGTCTGCACTTCCACGACATCGCGCTTCTGCTCGAAGTGATCCACCGTCTGCGAGATCAGGGCAACACGGTCGTGATCATCGAGCATAATCTCGACGTGATCAAAACGGCGGATTGGGTCATCGACCTCGGTCCGGAAGGCGGCGCGGGTGGCGGCCAGATCATCGCTCAGGGAACACCCGAGCAGGTCGCGAAATCGAAAGCGAGCTTTACGGGCAGATATCTGGCACCCTTGCTGCAACGGCCCAAGTCGGCGGCGTAG
- a CDS encoding MFS transporter: MSNPSATSTRLSAPELRATVSLAAIFALRMLGLFMIMPVFSIYAKTIPGGDDVFLVGIALGAYGVTQSMLYIFYGWISDKLGRKPVIAFGLLVFALGSFVAAAGHSMAWIIAGRVIQGMGAVSSAVIAFIADLTEEENRTKAMAMVGASIGVSFAVAIVGAPILFHWIGMSGLFTVIGVLSIVAVGVVLWVVPDPPVPPVHVKAPFAEVLHNVELLRLNFGVLVLHATQTALFLVVPRILEAGGLPVASHWKIYLPVMGLAFVMMVPAIIAAEKRGKMKAVMLSAIFLILIGQLLLGAAPHTLWSVAAILFVYFLGFNVLEASQPSLVSKLAPGTRKGAAAGVYNTTQSIGLALGGVIGGWLLKLDGPSAVFFSCSALVLAWLIVASKMKAPPRRVERAA; the protein is encoded by the coding sequence ATGTCCAATCCGTCTGCCACGTCCACACGTTTGTCCGCGCCGGAATTGCGCGCAACCGTGTCGCTCGCCGCGATCTTCGCGCTGCGCATGCTCGGCCTCTTCATGATCATGCCGGTGTTTTCCATTTACGCGAAAACCATCCCTGGCGGCGATGACGTGTTTCTCGTCGGCATAGCGCTCGGCGCTTACGGCGTCACGCAGTCCATGCTCTACATCTTCTATGGCTGGATTTCGGACAAGCTGGGCCGCAAACCCGTGATCGCATTCGGCCTGCTCGTGTTCGCGCTCGGCAGCTTCGTGGCGGCGGCAGGGCACTCCATGGCGTGGATCATCGCCGGACGTGTGATTCAGGGCATGGGCGCGGTGTCGTCGGCGGTGATCGCGTTCATCGCCGATCTAACTGAAGAAGAAAATCGCACCAAGGCCATGGCGATGGTCGGCGCGAGCATCGGCGTCTCGTTCGCGGTCGCTATCGTTGGCGCACCGATCCTGTTCCACTGGATCGGCATGAGCGGCTTGTTCACGGTGATCGGCGTGCTGTCGATCGTCGCGGTCGGCGTGGTCCTGTGGGTCGTGCCGGACCCGCCCGTGCCGCCGGTTCACGTCAAGGCACCATTCGCCGAGGTGCTGCACAACGTCGAGTTGCTGCGTCTGAACTTCGGCGTGCTGGTGCTGCACGCAACCCAAACTGCGCTCTTTCTCGTCGTGCCGCGCATTCTCGAAGCGGGCGGATTACCGGTCGCCTCGCACTGGAAGATTTATCTTCCGGTGATGGGCCTCGCTTTCGTGATGATGGTTCCGGCAATCATCGCCGCCGAGAAGCGCGGCAAGATGAAAGCGGTCATGTTGAGTGCGATTTTTCTTATCCTGATCGGCCAGTTGTTATTAGGCGCGGCTCCCCATACGCTATGGTCTGTGGCCGCGATCCTGTTTGTGTACTTCTTGGGCTTCAACGTGCTGGAGGCGTCGCAACCTTCGCTTGTGTCCAAACTGGCGCCAGGCACCCGCAAGGGCGCGGCCGCCGGGGTGTACAACACGACGCAGTCTATCGGGCTCGCGCTTGGTGGCGTGATCGGCGGCTGGCTGCTCAAGCTGGATGGCCCGAGTGCGGTGTTCTTCTCGTGTTCGGCGCTGGTGCTGGCATGGTTGATCGTCGCGTCGAAAATGAAGGCGCCGCCGCGCAGGGTCGAGCGCGCGGCGTAG
- a CDS encoding single-stranded DNA-binding protein translates to MASVNKVILVGNLGADPETRYLPSGDAVANIRLATTDRYKEKSSGEMKELTEWHRVAFFGRLAEIVNEYLKKGSSVYIEGRIRTRKWTDQAGQERYSTEIVADQMQMLGGRGGAGGGDDGGYSRSAPMERSGGGGGGGRAPAGGRAAGGGAGGGSSRPSQPAGGGFEDMDDDIPF, encoded by the coding sequence ATGGCATCTGTCAACAAGGTCATTCTCGTAGGCAATCTGGGCGCCGACCCGGAAACGCGCTACCTTCCGAGCGGCGACGCCGTGGCCAACATTCGTCTCGCGACGACCGACCGTTACAAGGAAAAGTCGTCCGGCGAGATGAAGGAACTCACGGAGTGGCATCGCGTGGCGTTCTTCGGGCGTCTTGCCGAGATCGTGAACGAGTATTTGAAGAAGGGCTCGTCGGTGTATATCGAAGGGCGCATTCGCACGCGCAAGTGGACCGATCAGGCGGGGCAAGAGCGCTATTCGACCGAGATCGTTGCCGATCAGATGCAAATGCTCGGTGGCCGCGGCGGAGCAGGCGGCGGCGATGACGGCGGCTACAGCCGCAGCGCGCCGATGGAGCGCTCAGGCGGCGGCGGTGGTGGCGGCCGCGCGCCGGCAGGCGGGCGCGCTGCGGGCGGTGGAGCGGGTGGCGGATCGAGCCGTCCGAGCCAACCTGCGGGCGGCGGTTTTGAAGACATGGACGACGATATCCCGTTCTGA
- a CDS encoding response regulator transcription factor, which produces MRSDQNLKSTTSMRGATLKLRIVLADDHPFVVLGVKALLKADEGIDVVGEANNASSLVVELTKTPCDVLVTDFAMPEPGPDALDGLRLIRRVRQEWPSIKIVVLTSVSNVAILRSILNAGAIGLVNKAEAIELVATAVRHAGIDRRYVSGSFVTALAEAGAETESSPEEPRLSPREEEVVRLFAKGRTITEIAKALNRDVRTISRQKRDAMNKLGIRNDPGLFAFVRAQGLG; this is translated from the coding sequence ATGCGTTCTGACCAAAATCTAAAATCAACAACATCAATGAGGGGGGCGACTTTGAAACTTCGCATAGTGCTGGCCGACGATCATCCTTTCGTGGTCCTTGGGGTAAAGGCGCTTTTGAAGGCCGACGAGGGGATTGATGTCGTCGGTGAGGCGAATAATGCGAGCAGTCTCGTGGTCGAACTCACGAAGACGCCATGTGACGTGCTTGTCACGGATTTCGCCATGCCTGAGCCGGGGCCGGACGCGCTAGACGGATTACGGCTGATTCGTAGAGTCAGGCAAGAGTGGCCAAGCATCAAAATCGTCGTGCTGACGAGCGTCAGTAATGTCGCGATTCTTCGTTCTATTCTGAATGCCGGTGCCATCGGACTCGTGAATAAGGCGGAGGCTATTGAACTCGTGGCGACTGCCGTGCGCCATGCGGGAATCGATCGCCGTTATGTCAGTGGGTCTTTTGTTACCGCGTTAGCGGAAGCGGGCGCGGAAACCGAATCATCACCAGAGGAACCGCGGCTTTCGCCCCGGGAAGAAGAAGTCGTTCGTTTGTTCGCCAAGGGTCGCACGATCACCGAAATCGCCAAAGCGTTGAACCGCGATGTACGCACTATCAGTCGACAGAAGCGAGATGCGATGAACAAGCTTGGAATCAGAAACGATCCAGGTTTGTTCGCTTTTGTACGCGCTCAAGGACTCGGCTGA
- a CDS encoding response regulator transcription factor, with the protein MESLNESQVFSHARRIRLAIADDHPLVILAIERLAGNFPNVEVVSRSIDSTQLDECLARGECDVAIVDFFMPGGRHGDGVQLVQHISATYPNVHIVVLSRTDNATLIKQALDAGAHAFLSKEDRLDLIYVAIVSVIANETYLGPAIRRALAIANTESHALFIRQRLTSREMEVIENYARGANVTEIARKLGRSVKTISAQKCAAMRKLDLSTDADLYRFVADTDLI; encoded by the coding sequence ATGGAATCATTGAATGAAAGTCAAGTGTTCTCGCATGCCAGGAGAATTCGGTTAGCAATAGCGGACGATCATCCGCTCGTTATTCTTGCTATCGAACGGCTGGCTGGGAATTTTCCCAATGTAGAAGTGGTGAGTCGAAGCATCGATTCCACGCAGCTCGACGAGTGTCTGGCACGCGGCGAATGCGACGTGGCCATCGTCGACTTCTTCATGCCTGGGGGACGCCACGGTGACGGCGTTCAACTCGTACAGCATATTTCTGCGACTTATCCGAATGTGCACATTGTCGTGCTATCGCGCACCGATAACGCGACGCTCATCAAGCAGGCGCTGGACGCGGGCGCGCACGCGTTCCTCAGCAAAGAGGACCGGCTTGACCTCATCTACGTCGCGATCGTCTCGGTCATTGCCAACGAGACCTATCTCGGACCTGCAATTCGCCGAGCTTTGGCCATTGCGAATACGGAAAGTCACGCTCTGTTCATTCGGCAGAGACTGACTAGCCGGGAGATGGAAGTCATTGAAAACTATGCGCGCGGTGCCAACGTGACTGAGATCGCAAGGAAGCTGGGCCGTAGCGTAAAGACCATCAGCGCTCAGAAATGCGCCGCCATGCGCAAGCTGGATCTGTCCACGGACGCAGATTTGTATCGCTTCGTTGCGGACACGGACCTGATCTGA
- a CDS encoding response regulator transcription factor yields MKTRMPLRAIIADDHPIVVKGIKTYLERDGAIEVVATAHDTQELAEALDSTACDFVFSDIGMQGMEGESSSITFLRRFSSRIERPRLVVITMLSQARMLAGLIRMGVDGVVDKRDGLESLETAIAAISAGRRFASPLAIDALSSLPETMPACVGVLSRREWEVFRLYASGMVVHEIASRFGRSSKTIATQKRSGMRKLGLSSEADLVEYFRQVGLV; encoded by the coding sequence ATGAAAACACGAATGCCGCTGAGGGCAATCATCGCCGATGATCACCCAATTGTCGTGAAGGGTATTAAGACCTATCTCGAACGGGACGGCGCCATCGAAGTAGTGGCGACGGCGCACGACACCCAAGAGCTGGCCGAAGCGCTGGATTCGACTGCTTGTGACTTTGTCTTTTCTGACATTGGAATGCAGGGGATGGAAGGTGAGAGCAGTTCCATCACATTTCTGAGGCGTTTTTCGAGTCGGATCGAGCGGCCGAGGCTGGTCGTCATCACCATGCTTTCACAAGCTCGAATGCTAGCGGGACTCATACGAATGGGCGTCGACGGTGTGGTCGACAAGCGCGACGGACTGGAGTCTCTCGAAACCGCAATTGCGGCCATCAGCGCAGGCAGACGGTTCGCCTCGCCGCTTGCCATAGATGCGTTGAGCAGCCTTCCAGAAACCATGCCCGCATGCGTCGGCGTATTGAGCCGGCGCGAGTGGGAAGTGTTTCGGCTGTATGCCAGTGGCATGGTGGTGCACGAGATTGCAAGCCGATTTGGACGAAGCAGTAAAACCATTGCTACTCAGAAACGCAGTGGCATGCGGAAGCTGGGCCTAAGTTCGGAGGCCGATCTCGTCGAGTATTTCAGGCAGGTGGGCCTCGTCTGA